The Streptomyces sp. DG1A-41 genomic sequence GGACGACCGCACGGCCCGCCTCGACGGCCATGGTGACGATCCGCTGATCCTGCACCGAGATGGACTCGGAGGCGTCGATGAGGATGACCGCGACCTCCGCCTTCTCGACGGCGGCGGCGGTGCGCAGCGAGGCGTAGTAGTCGGCGCCCTGCTGGAGGTGGACGCGCTTGCGGATGCCCGCCGTGTCGACGAACTTCCAGGTGACACCGCCGAGTTCGATCAGCTCGTCGACCGGGTCGCGGGTGGTGCCCGCCAGCTCGTTGACGACGACGCGCTCCTCGCCCGCCACCTTGTTCAGCAGCGAGGACTTGCCCACGTTCGGGCGGCCGATCAGGGCGATGCGGCGGGGGCCACCGATGCCGCCCCCGCCGAACGTCTCGCGCGGCGCCTCCGGCAGCACCTCCAGGACCTGGTCGAGCATGTCGCCGGTGCCCCGGCCGTGCAGCGCCGAGACCGGGTACGGCTCCCCCAGACCCAGCGACCACAGATAGGCCGCGTCGGCCTCGCCGCTCGGGCCGTCCACCTTGTTGGCGCACAGCACGACCGGCTTGCCGGCCTTGCGCAGCAACCGGACGACGGCCTCGTCGGTGTCGGTCGCGCCGACTTTGGCGTCGACGACGAAGACGACCGCGTCGGCGGCCTCGATGGCGTACTCGGCCTGGGCAGCGACGGAGGCGTCGATGCCGAGGACGTCCTGCTCCCAGCCGCCGGTGTCGACGACCTTGAAGCGGCGGCCCGCCCACTCGGCCTCGTACGTCACACGGTCGCGGGTGACGCCCGGCTTGTCCTCGACGACGGCCTCGCGGCGGCCGATGATGCGGTTCACCAGGGTCGACTTGCCGACATTGGGGCGGCCGACCACGGCGAGGACGGGCAGCGGGCCGTGCCCGGCCGCCTCGATCGCGCCCTCGACGTCCTCGAGGTCGAAGCCCTCCTCCACGGCGAGCTCCATGAACTCCGCGTACTCGGCGTCGCCGAGCGCCCCGTGGTCGTGCTCGGGCGCGCCTTCGTACGCGTCCGAGCCGTCGGGCTGGGTCTGGTCGTTCATGAAGTCCGTACCTCGTCGTTCATCGTGGTGGTCGGTGGAGTACCCGCTGTCCCGCGGGCTGATCCACTACTCAGTGTTGCCTAGCGCCCGGTGAGGCGCCTGGCGTTTTCCAGGTGGGCGGCGAGCTGCTTCTGGATGCGCCCGGTCGCCTCGTCCAGCGCCGTGCGCGTACGGCGCCCGCTGCCGTCGCCCGCCTCGAAGGGTTCCCCGAAGACGACGTCGACACGGGACCGCAGCGGAGGCAGCCCCTTTATCAACCGTCCCCGCCTGTCGGAACTTCCCAGCACGGCGACCGGGACGATCGGGGCGCCGCTGCGTACCGCGAAGTACGCGAGCCCGGCGCGCAGCGAGGCGAAGTCGCCCTCGCCCCGGGTGCCCTCCGGGAAGATGCCGAGCACGCCGCCGTTCTCCAGCACGCCCAGCGCCCGGGTGATCGCCGTGCGGTCGGTGGTGCCGCGGTCCACCTTCAGCTGGCCGATGCCGGTCAGGAACGGGTCGAGCGGGCCGATGAACGCCTCCTTCTTGATCAGGAAGTGCGTCGGCCGGGGCGCCACACCCATGACCATCGGGCCGTCGATGGCGTGGGAGTGGTTGACGGCGAGGATCACCGGGCCGGTCGCGGGCACCTTCCAGGCACCGAGTACGCGCGGCTTCCACAGCCCGTACATCAGGCCGACGCCGATACGCCGCCCGACGTCGGCACCCCGCAGTGAAGGCAGCTGGTCGGTCACTTCCCGGCCCGCTTCTCCTCGACGAGGGTGACGACGCACTCGATGACCTGCGCCAGCGTGAGCTCCGTGGTGTCCACCTCGACCGCGTCGTCCGCCTTGGCGAGCGGCGAGGTCTTGCGGCTGGAGTCGGCCGCGTCCCGCTTGATCAGGGCCTCGCGGGTGGAGTGCACGTCGGCGCCCTTCAGCTCACCGCTGCGGCGGGCGGCACGCGCCTCCGGGGAGGCGGTGAGGAAGATCTTCAGGTCGGCGTCCGGCAGCACGGTCGTGCCGATGTCGCGGCCCTCCACCACGATGCCGGTGGCCGCGCATGCGGCGATCGAGCGCTGGAGCTCGGTGATCCGGACGCGCACCTCGGGCACCGCGCTGACGGCGCTGACCTTGGAGGAGACCTCCTGGGTGCGGATCGGGCCGGACACGTCGACGCCGTCGACGGTGATGGTGGGGCCCTGCGGGTCGGTGCCGGAGACGATCTCCGGTTTGCCGGCCGCGGCGGCGATCGCGGCGGGGTCGTCGATGTCGATGCCGTTGTTCACCATCCACCAGGTGATCGCCCGGTACTGGGCGCCGGTGTCCAGGTAGCTCAGTCCGAGCTGCGCCGCCACGGCCTTCGAGGTGCTCGACTTGCCCGTGCCGGCGGGGCCGTCGATGGCGACAATCACTGGCGTGGCGCTTTCCACTGTGGGGACCTTCCTGAACCGGGCTGGCGGGGGTGAGGGCGCGACGGCCCCGCACAAGGTTACTGGGTGCGGGTCACTCGTCCGGCCGCGCGTCGGTCAGCCACGTCCAGCATGCACTACTGCCGGATCGCCCAGCCCCGCTCCCGCAGCGCGGCACTCAGTACGGGTGCCGCCTTGGGCTCCACCATCAGCTGCACCAGACCGGCCTGCTGCCCGGTCGCGTGCTCGATGCGCACGTCCTCGATGTTGACGCCGGCCCGGCCCGCGTCCGCGAAGATCCGGGCCAGCTGTCCCGGCTGGTCGTCGATGAGCACGGCCACGACCTCGTAGGCCCGCGGGGCGGATCCGTGCTTGCCGGGGACGCGGATCTGCCCGGCGTTGCCGCGCCGCAGGACGTCCTCGACGCCGGTGGTGCCGTCACGGCGCTTGTCCTCGTCGGAGGACTGGAGGGCGCGCAGGGCCCGCACGGTCTCCTCCAGGTCGGCGGCGACGTCAGTGAGCAGGTCGGCGACCGGTCCGGGGTTCGCGGAGAGGATGTCGATCCACATCCGGGGGTCGGAGGCGGCGATCCGGGTCACGTCCCGGATGCCCTGCCCGCACAGCCGTACGGCGGCCTCCTCGGCGTGCTCCAGGCGCGCGGCGACCAGGCTGGAGACCAGGTGGGGCATGTGGGAGACGAGAGCGACGGCACGGTCGTGGGCGTCGGCGTCCATCACGACCGGCACGGCACGGCAGTGCGAGACCAGCTCCAGGGCGAGGTTCAGCACCTCGGTGTCGGTGTCCCTGGTCGGGGTGAGCACCCAGGGGCGGCCCTCGAAGAGCTCGCCGGTGGCGGCCAGCGGGCCGGACTTCTCCCGGCCGGACATCGGGTGCGAGCCGATGTACACGGACAGGTCGAGGCCGCGTGCCTCCAGCTCGCGGCGCGGCCCGCCCTTGACGCTGGCGACGTCGAGGTAGCCGCGCGCCACTCCGCGGCGCATGGCGTCGGCGAGCACGTCGGCCACGTGCGCGGGCGGGGCCGCGACGATCGCGAGGTCGACGGGCCCGTCCGGCGCCTCGTCCGTGCCGGCGCCGAGCGCGGCCGCCGTGCGGGCCTGCTCGGGGTCGTGGTCGGCGAGGTGCACGGTGACGCCCCGCTGGGACAGGGCCAGGGCGGCGGACGTGCCGATCAGCCCGGTTCCGATGACGAGTGCGGTCCTCACTGGGCGATGTCCTTGCGCAGGGCGCCCGCGGCGCCGAGGTAGACGTGCGCGATGTCGGCACGGGGCTTGTCGGACTCGATGTGCGCGAGGACGCGGACGACGCGCGGCATGGCGCCCTTGACGTCCAGTTCCTGGGCGCAGATCAGCGGCACGTCGACGATGCCGAGCTTGCGGGCGGCGGCCGCCGGGAAGTCGCTGTGCAGGTCGGGCGTGGCTGTGAACCAGATGCTGATCAGGTCCTCGGCGGTGAGGTCGTTGCG encodes the following:
- the der gene encoding ribosome biogenesis GTPase Der; translated protein: MNDQTQPDGSDAYEGAPEHDHGALGDAEYAEFMELAVEEGFDLEDVEGAIEAAGHGPLPVLAVVGRPNVGKSTLVNRIIGRREAVVEDKPGVTRDRVTYEAEWAGRRFKVVDTGGWEQDVLGIDASVAAQAEYAIEAADAVVFVVDAKVGATDTDEAVVRLLRKAGKPVVLCANKVDGPSGEADAAYLWSLGLGEPYPVSALHGRGTGDMLDQVLEVLPEAPRETFGGGGIGGPRRIALIGRPNVGKSSLLNKVAGEERVVVNELAGTTRDPVDELIELGGVTWKFVDTAGIRKRVHLQQGADYYASLRTAAAVEKAEVAVILIDASESISVQDQRIVTMAVEAGRAVVLAFNKWDTLDEERRYYLEREIETELGQVAWAPRVNVSARTGRHMEKLVPAIETALAGWETRVPTGRLNAFLGELVAAHPHPIRGGKQPRILFGTQAGTKPPRFVLFASGFIEAGYRRFIERRLREEFGFEGTPIHISVRVREKRGGKKK
- a CDS encoding lysophospholipid acyltransferase family protein, producing the protein MTDQLPSLRGADVGRRIGVGLMYGLWKPRVLGAWKVPATGPVILAVNHSHAIDGPMVMGVAPRPTHFLIKKEAFIGPLDPFLTGIGQLKVDRGTTDRTAITRALGVLENGGVLGIFPEGTRGEGDFASLRAGLAYFAVRSGAPIVPVAVLGSSDRRGRLIKGLPPLRSRVDVVFGEPFEAGDGSGRRTRTALDEATGRIQKQLAAHLENARRLTGR
- the cmk gene encoding (d)CMP kinase, producing the protein MESATPVIVAIDGPAGTGKSSTSKAVAAQLGLSYLDTGAQYRAITWWMVNNGIDIDDPAAIAAAAGKPEIVSGTDPQGPTITVDGVDVSGPIRTQEVSSKVSAVSAVPEVRVRITELQRSIAACAATGIVVEGRDIGTTVLPDADLKIFLTASPEARAARRSGELKGADVHSTREALIKRDAADSSRKTSPLAKADDAVEVDTTELTLAQVIECVVTLVEEKRAGK
- a CDS encoding prephenate dehydrogenase, giving the protein MRTALVIGTGLIGTSAALALSQRGVTVHLADHDPEQARTAAALGAGTDEAPDGPVDLAIVAAPPAHVADVLADAMRRGVARGYLDVASVKGGPRRELEARGLDLSVYIGSHPMSGREKSGPLAATGELFEGRPWVLTPTRDTDTEVLNLALELVSHCRAVPVVMDADAHDRAVALVSHMPHLVSSLVAARLEHAEEAAVRLCGQGIRDVTRIAASDPRMWIDILSANPGPVADLLTDVAADLEETVRALRALQSSDEDKRRDGTTGVEDVLRRGNAGQIRVPGKHGSAPRAYEVVAVLIDDQPGQLARIFADAGRAGVNIEDVRIEHATGQQAGLVQLMVEPKAAPVLSAALRERGWAIRQ
- the aroH gene encoding chorismate mutase, producing MAVRAVRGAVQLERDEAGHMDEQVGALLTAILERNDLTAEDLISIWFTATPDLHSDFPAAAARKLGIVDVPLICAQELDVKGAMPRVVRVLAHIESDKPRADIAHVYLGAAGALRKDIAQ